The sequence TGATGGTGCCGGCGTCCGGCACTTTCGAGCCCGGCCATCCCTGGCGCGGCAAGCCGAGCTTCGAGATCAAGTACGACAAGGCGGCTGCGCAGAAGCTGATGCAGGAGGCCGGCTTCGGTCCAGCTAAGAAGCTCTCGGTGAAGATCCAGACCTCGGCGTCCGGATCGGGACAGATGCAGCCGCTGCCGATGAACGAATATCTCCAGCAGGCGCTCGCCGAGTGCTATTTCGACGTGAAACTCGACGTCATCGAGTGGAACACGCTGTTCACCAACTGGCGCCGCGGCGCCAAGGATCCCTCGGCCAACGGCTCGAACGCGACCAACGTCACCTATGCGGCGATGGACCCGTTCTTCGCCCTGGTGCGCTTCCTGCAATCGGGCATGGCGCCGCCGGTCTCGAACAATTGGGGCTTCATCAACGAGCCCAAGTTCGACGAGCTGGTGAAGAAGGCGCGCCAGACGTTTGACCCGGCCGCACGCGACGCCGCGCTCGCCGAGCTGCACGCGGCCTCCGTCGATGACGCCGCCTTCCTCTACGTCGCCCACGACGTCGGCCCACGTGCGATGAGCCCGAAGGTCACCGGCGTCGTGCAGCCGAAGAGCTGGTTCATCGACTTCTCGCTGGTGTCGATGCAGTAGTTCGCGCCACACGCACAGTGCACCCTCTCCCCTTGTGGGAGAGGGTGGCTTCGCGTTAGCGAAGCCGGGTGAGGGGTTTCTCTCCGCGGATGCGGACCTCTCAATTGATGCAAATTCGTCCGCGGACAGAACCCCTCATCCGGCGCTTCGCGCCACCTTCTCCCACAAGGGGAGAAGGAAGAAAGAAGTAACGTGCTCGCCTATACCGCCAGACGCATTGTCTATGTCGTCCCCATCGTCATCAGCGTGGCGCTGGTGTGCTTCCTGCTCGTGCACATCACGCCGGGCGATCCGCTCGTTGCCGTGCTGCCGGCCGATGCGTCGCAGGAGCTCGCGGCGCAGCTGCGCGCCGCCTATGGCTTCGACCGGCCGCTGCCGGTGCAGTTCGGGCTTTGGCTGCTCCGTGCCCTGCATGGCGATCTCGGCAATTCCATCGCGACGGGGCGCCCGGTGCTCGCCGAAGTCATGCGCGCGGTCGGCAACACCGTCACGCTGGCGATCGCGGCCGCCATCATCGGCTTCACCATGGGCATCCTGCTCGGCCTGATCGCCGGCTATTTCCGCGAGACCTGGATCGACAAGGTCGCGACCTCCTTCGCCATCGCCGGCGTGTCGGTGCCGCATTACTGGCTCGGCATGCTGCTCGTCATCATCTTCTCGGTCCAGCTCAACTGGCTGCCCGCGGTCGGTGCCGGCCCCAGCGGCTCCAACTCCTGGGCCTGGGACTGGGCGCACCTGAAATATCTCGTGCTGCCGGCGATCACGACCTCGG is a genomic window of Bradyrhizobium sp. CB1717 containing:
- a CDS encoding ABC transporter permease, with the protein product MLAYTARRIVYVVPIVISVALVCFLLVHITPGDPLVAVLPADASQELAAQLRAAYGFDRPLPVQFGLWLLRALHGDLGNSIATGRPVLAEVMRAVGNTVTLAIAAAIIGFTMGILLGLIAGYFRETWIDKVATSFAIAGVSVPHYWLGMLLVIIFSVQLNWLPAVGAGPSGSNSWAWDWAHLKYLVLPAITTSVIPMGIVTRTVRALTGDILSQDFVEALRAKGLRETGVFRHVIKNAAPTALAVMGLQLGYMLGGSILIETVFSWPGSGFLLNSAIFQRDLPLLQGTILILALFFVFLNLLVDIAQAAIDPRIKRG